One Mangrovimonas cancribranchiae DNA segment encodes these proteins:
- a CDS encoding acyl-CoA thioesterase, with translation MTHDFKTVDSSRVSISQLMQPSHSNFGGKIHGGYILSLMDQIAFACASKHSETYCVTASVDTVDFLNPIEIGELVTMKASVNYVGRTSMVVGIRVEAENIQTGAIKHCNSSYFTMVAKDDYGNSVTVPGLILNDKTEVKRFLKAIKRKSTKINRQKEFNSNAFSLNNYIEDLKDFNIKIDLPEN, from the coding sequence ATGACACACGATTTTAAAACTGTAGACTCTTCTAGAGTTTCTATCTCACAACTTATGCAACCCTCGCATTCCAACTTTGGTGGTAAAATACACGGCGGTTACATTTTAAGTTTAATGGATCAAATTGCCTTTGCTTGTGCCTCCAAACACTCGGAAACCTATTGTGTTACAGCATCTGTAGATACGGTAGACTTTTTAAACCCAATAGAAATAGGTGAATTGGTCACAATGAAAGCCTCTGTAAATTATGTCGGGCGCACCTCGATGGTGGTTGGTATTCGTGTGGAAGCCGAAAATATTCAAACGGGAGCAATCAAACATTGTAATTCTTCATATTTCACCATGGTTGCCAAAGACGATTATGGTAACTCTGTTACCGTTCCTGGATTGATTTTAAATGATAAAACTGAAGTAAAACGGTTTTTAAAAGCCATTAAAAGGAAGTCTACCAAAATCAACAGACAAAAAGAGTTTAATAGCAATGCTTTCTCTTTAAATAACTACATAGAAGATTTAAAAGACTTCAACATTAAAATAGATTTACCTGAAAATTAG
- a CDS encoding DUF3307 domain-containing protein produces MILLTKLILVHLIGDFLLQPKKWVKEKEKRKLKSPKLYIHVGIHTILAFLIVWDITYWKLIVTISILHLIIDGIKLTFQKKNTKRQWFFIDQLLHLTTIFVAFILFTKSSFSLSIFNTNTGLLLLTSLVFLTKPTSIIMQSIFSKWNINKLTKGNESLKHAGSYIGILERILVFIFIITNHWEAVGFLITAKSVFRFGDLQESKQRKLTEYVLIGTLISFGIAILTGLLFNYLIN; encoded by the coding sequence ATGATACTCTTAACCAAACTTATTTTAGTTCACTTAATAGGCGATTTTTTACTTCAACCTAAAAAATGGGTAAAGGAAAAAGAAAAAAGAAAGTTAAAATCACCTAAGCTTTATATTCATGTAGGTATTCATACTATTTTAGCTTTTTTAATTGTTTGGGATATAACCTATTGGAAATTAATTGTAACCATAAGCATCTTACATTTAATTATAGATGGTATAAAGCTTACTTTTCAAAAGAAAAATACTAAACGCCAGTGGTTTTTTATAGATCAACTATTACACCTAACCACCATTTTTGTTGCTTTTATTCTTTTTACTAAAAGTAGTTTTAGCCTCTCCATATTTAACACAAATACAGGGCTACTTCTACTAACATCTTTAGTTTTTTTAACGAAGCCAACCTCCATTATTATGCAAAGTATTTTTAGTAAATGGAATATTAATAAACTAACTAAAGGTAATGAATCTCTTAAACACGCTGGTAGTTACATTGGTATTTTAGAGCGCATTTTAGTATTTATCTTTATTATTACTAACCATTGGGAAGCTGTTGGTTTTTTAATAACTGCTAAATCTGTTTTTAGGTTTGGTGATTTACAAGAAAGCAAACAAAGAAAACTTACCGAATATGTTTTAATAGGAACCTTAATAAGTTTTGGAATTGCTATTCTAACAGGCTTACTCTTTAATTATCTTATCAATTAA
- a CDS encoding 6-phosphogluconate dehydrogenase, whose amino-acid sequence MKYLIRFLIIVVVAFLGYLSFLYFASYSEGVRAGRLVKFSHKGVIIKTWEGEISQGVSDAQVFTFSVEDKEKQVIEDLTNLQGKLVKLHYFERFGKLFWLGDTKYFITKVEEEKNANNFLGP is encoded by the coding sequence ATGAAATATCTCATCCGCTTTTTAATTATTGTAGTTGTGGCCTTTTTGGGCTATCTATCCTTTTTATACTTTGCATCATATAGCGAAGGTGTTCGCGCGGGACGCTTAGTAAAATTTAGTCACAAAGGGGTTATTATAAAAACTTGGGAAGGCGAAATAAGCCAAGGTGTTTCCGACGCCCAAGTGTTTACATTCTCTGTTGAAGACAAAGAAAAACAAGTTATTGAAGACCTTACTAACCTACAAGGTAAACTTGTAAAATTGCATTATTTTGAACGTTTTGGTAAACTATTTTGGCTAGGAGACACCAAATATTTTATTACTAAAGTAGAAGAAGAAAAAAATGCCAATAACTTTCTAGGACCATGA
- a CDS encoding SatD family protein, with protein sequence MTSVITGDIINSTKYKDPNIWLRPLKEALNMIENKFNRWEIYRGDSFQIEVKDYFNAFEYSVYIKACIKTVKHLDVRLAIGIGEKTHNGEKVTESNGEAFRFSGTTLENLKKEKQNLMIMTPNDELNTELNLYFKLASIAMDNWTTNSAEVVKLYLENQNKTQQEIAKLIGINQEAVSKRMKRAYLEEILDLEIMYRQKISILEV encoded by the coding sequence ATGACAAGTGTAATAACAGGTGATATTATCAACTCTACCAAGTATAAAGACCCTAATATCTGGTTAAGGCCTTTAAAGGAAGCTTTAAACATGATAGAAAACAAGTTTAACCGTTGGGAAATATATCGTGGAGATAGCTTTCAAATTGAAGTAAAAGATTACTTTAATGCGTTCGAATATTCAGTATATATAAAAGCGTGTATAAAAACGGTAAAACACTTAGATGTAAGGTTGGCCATAGGAATTGGTGAAAAAACGCATAATGGTGAAAAAGTAACCGAATCTAACGGAGAAGCCTTTAGGTTTTCTGGAACAACTTTAGAAAATTTGAAAAAAGAAAAGCAAAATCTCATGATTATGACTCCAAATGATGAATTAAATACGGAGTTAAATCTGTATTTCAAGTTAGCCTCAATTGCTATGGACAATTGGACAACAAATTCAGCAGAAGTTGTAAAACTGTATTTGGAAAATCAAAACAAAACTCAACAGGAGATTGCAAAATTAATAGGTATAAATCAAGAAGCTGTTAGCAAAAGGATGAAACGTGCTTATCTTGAAGAAATTTTAGATTTAGAAATTATGTACAGACAAAAAATAAGTATTTTAGAAGTATGA